In the genome of Croceimicrobium hydrocarbonivorans, one region contains:
- a CDS encoding MCP four helix bundle domain-containing protein encodes MKILTKIRWIASILLVFIVVLLTNLIDRENFNRLSYSVTTMYEDRIVASDVLFELSRIIQEKEIAIYTSDSLYPMEHKAKLDDQIDVLLDKYRQTKLTPKENFIFQQVEEELKTLQKLESKASKSTKEKTLKSIETVDHHLVELSKIQLQEGKRQVFASEKVKNSINLFTQGEIIFLVLMAILVQVIILYKPSRAKEN; translated from the coding sequence ATGAAAATTCTCACTAAAATCCGCTGGATAGCAAGTATTCTACTCGTATTCATCGTTGTACTTCTAACCAACTTAATTGACCGCGAAAACTTCAATCGACTCAGCTATTCTGTTACCACCATGTACGAAGACAGAATTGTTGCTAGCGATGTTCTATTCGAACTATCCCGAATAATTCAGGAGAAAGAAATTGCCATTTACACTTCGGACAGCCTCTATCCCATGGAGCATAAAGCAAAGCTGGATGACCAAATCGATGTTCTTCTTGATAAATACAGACAAACCAAATTGACGCCAAAGGAGAATTTCATTTTCCAACAAGTTGAAGAAGAGCTTAAAACATTGCAAAAACTGGAGAGCAAGGCTTCCAAATCAACTAAGGAAAAAACCTTAAAGAGTATTGAAACTGTCGACCATCATTTAGTTGAATTATCTAAAATTCAATTGCAAGAAGGTAAACGCCAGGTCTTTGCCAGTGAAAAAGTAAAAAACAGCATTAATCTTTTTACCCAAGGGGAAATTATTTTCCTGGTACTTATGGCAATATTAGTGCAGGTTATCATCCTCTATAAACCCAGCAGAGCGAAAGAGAATTAA
- a CDS encoding DUF1963 domain-containing protein has protein sequence MTREEFETKIKKPAILFQVGGFRPTDSKTASWIGKVMVGEAGESWPESNGKPMIPICQLNLKELPSRPDNLKDIEFISLFIDSEELPNDQANGDLWLIRSYANIEDLVEIDSPEHEFPIKAFPLKVTEVENDFPCWEDCPTEIPEEYKDEYYQHFPNQEGFKIGGWPTLIQSEISWGPFNEHPAEPEYVFQIDSSEKAHLGWGDSGVAYIGRGTKPGYKDVWTFSWQGM, from the coding sequence ATGACCCGAGAAGAATTCGAAACTAAAATCAAAAAGCCCGCAATTCTATTTCAAGTGGGAGGCTTTAGACCTACCGATTCCAAAACTGCCTCGTGGATTGGTAAAGTAATGGTCGGCGAAGCAGGAGAATCCTGGCCTGAATCGAATGGAAAGCCGATGATTCCCATTTGCCAACTCAATTTAAAAGAACTTCCGAGCAGGCCAGATAATTTAAAAGACATTGAATTCATAAGCCTGTTTATTGACTCGGAAGAACTGCCGAATGATCAGGCAAATGGTGATCTGTGGTTAATCCGAAGCTATGCAAATATTGAAGACCTTGTTGAAATCGACAGTCCAGAGCATGAGTTCCCTATTAAAGCTTTCCCATTAAAAGTCACGGAAGTTGAAAATGACTTTCCCTGCTGGGAAGACTGTCCAACGGAAATCCCCGAAGAATACAAAGACGAGTATTACCAGCACTTCCCCAATCAAGAAGGTTTTAAAATTGGCGGATGGCCCACCTTAATTCAATCGGAAATCAGCTGGGGCCCATTTAATGAACACCCCGCAGAACCAGAATATGTATTTCAAATTGACTCTAGTGAAAAAGCCCACCTAGGATGGGGAGACAGCGGAGTAGCCTATATCGGTCGTGGCACGAAACCCGGGTATAAAGATGTATGGACCTTCTCCTGGCAGGGCATGTAA
- a CDS encoding YcxB family protein, which translates to MTIEYSLSEEDYLNYHVFAASKSEKTKKRKRKDWILVTLSFLLLALVFYNHEEMSLAFSFGLLSLASGLFYPSFFKWRYKKHYLSHIRDNYSKYLGRVLELEIQEDRISIMDGSTESTLKLSEFEKVDETARHFFLKISKATAIIIPKSELTNIDALREKLKAVGLKIETDLDWA; encoded by the coding sequence ATGACCATCGAATACAGCTTAAGCGAAGAAGACTATCTCAACTATCATGTGTTTGCCGCTTCCAAATCAGAAAAGACTAAAAAGCGGAAACGAAAGGATTGGATATTGGTGACGCTATCTTTCCTGCTACTGGCCCTAGTTTTCTATAATCATGAAGAAATGAGTTTGGCCTTCTCTTTCGGCCTGCTGAGCCTTGCCTCCGGACTGTTTTATCCCAGCTTTTTCAAATGGAGGTATAAAAAACACTATTTATCGCATATCCGTGATAATTATTCAAAATACTTGGGGCGAGTTCTTGAGCTGGAGATCCAAGAAGACCGTATCTCCATAATGGACGGCAGCACAGAAAGCACCTTGAAGCTAAGCGAATTTGAGAAAGTGGACGAAACGGCCCGGCACTTCTTCTTAAAAATATCAAAGGCCACTGCCATTATCATCCCTAAAAGTGAATTGACTAATATCGATGCGCTGCGCGAGAAACTGAAGGCAGTGGGCTTAAAAATCGAAACGGATTTAGATTGGGCCTGA
- a CDS encoding leucine-rich repeat domain-containing protein, translating to MTEQQLKKGYWHVDKESKLPNQVISLVDDYLPAERLRLLITQTHLSPYQQKKNYEHWCEILPSLSEVKTLYLPSKVNQKIFDAVCQMPNLEGLHIKWSGIKKLDSLVNLKKLKHFYLGSSSQVQSIEVFTELSNLESLETENLKLISDFSAIAKLQQLQGLGINGSMWTAQKIDSLEPIRNLKELKYLSLRNSQIKDKSFDPILGLQQLVRFDSSWNYPESEFDKLKTMANLRYGNIQTSGKEIWS from the coding sequence ATGACGGAACAACAGCTTAAAAAGGGCTATTGGCATGTAGACAAAGAATCCAAGCTGCCTAATCAAGTCATTAGCCTAGTTGACGACTACCTTCCTGCCGAAAGGCTAAGACTGCTTATCACTCAAACTCATCTTAGCCCCTATCAACAAAAAAAGAATTATGAGCATTGGTGTGAAATTCTGCCCAGCTTAAGTGAGGTAAAAACACTGTATTTACCCTCAAAAGTGAATCAAAAAATATTTGATGCAGTCTGTCAAATGCCCAATTTGGAAGGTCTTCACATTAAATGGAGCGGGATTAAAAAGCTCGATTCACTGGTAAACCTGAAGAAGCTTAAACACTTTTACCTGGGCAGTTCATCTCAAGTTCAAAGCATTGAAGTTTTTACCGAACTTTCGAATTTGGAAAGCTTGGAAACGGAGAATCTCAAATTAATTTCCGACTTCTCAGCCATAGCTAAACTGCAGCAACTACAAGGTTTAGGCATAAATGGCAGTATGTGGACCGCTCAAAAAATAGACAGCCTAGAGCCGATTAGAAATTTAAAAGAGCTGAAATACCTCAGCCTAAGGAACTCCCAAATCAAAGACAAATCTTTTGATCCTATATTAGGTCTGCAGCAATTAGTGCGATTCGATAGTTCCTGGAATTATCCAGAATCAGAATTTGACAAACTCAAAACAATGGCAAATCTCCGGTACGGAAATATCCAGACCTCCGGGAAAGAAATTTGGTCTT